From a single Lolium rigidum isolate FL_2022 chromosome 7, APGP_CSIRO_Lrig_0.1, whole genome shotgun sequence genomic region:
- the LOC124677323 gene encoding ent-kaur-16-ene synthase, chloroplastic-like produces the protein MISSCLAYTEKILVGENVSMQKKERVARIKKELQEPQWLPSPYDTAWVAMVPSQDIPQAPCFPQCVEWILQNQQDNGSWGISEYNSSNDKCSLLSTLACILALKKWNVGPEHISRGLHFIGRNFSIVMDEQIDAPVGFNVTFTGMISLAISMGLEFPVKQTYVDDILHIRQMELKRFTEDTSYGREEYMAYIAEGLGDMLDWNEVMKFQRKNGSLFNSPSATAAALIYNHDDKALQYLNLLVSKFGSSVPTVFPINIYCQLSMVDSLGKTGISHHFSTEIKSILDMTYSFWLQRDEEIMLDVATCAMAFRILRMNGYDVSSDELSHLAEASAFRSSLQGYLNDTKSLLELQKASTVSVSKNETILDNIGYWSSNFLKEKMSSNDVDIVPVFTEVEYALKFPFYATMERLDHRRSIEHFDAQGYQMFKTSYLPCLANKDHLALAVEDFTFSQFAYQAELAHVESWVKENRIDQLQFARQKQAYCYLSASGTMFAPELSEARISFAKTSVLITIVDDFFDVAGSKEEIENLISLVEKWDEHQELQFYSESVQILFFAIYTTVNQLGESASALQNRDVRKHMIELWIETLRSMSAEAEWVTSQYVPTINEYMTNANLSYGLGPIIPASLYFVGQELSESVVKDQEYNELIRLMNICCRLLNDIQGYEREGSQGKVNSVSLLVLHSGGFMSSESAKKTIEEYIASCRKDLLRLVLKEDSVVPRPCKELFWKMCKINHLFYSQTDGYSSQKEMVGAVNAVIYEPLKFQTSDPSLTVKSEH, from the exons CATATACTGAGAAGATTTTGGTAGGAGAAAATGTGAGCATGCAAAAGAAG GAAAGGGTGGCTAGAATAAAGAAAGAGCTCCAAGAGCCTCAATGGTTACCATCCCCATACGACACAGCATGGGTGGCAATGGTGCCCTCGCAAGATATCCCTCAGGCTCCATGCTTCCCTCAGTGTGTTGAATGGATATTGCAAAACCAACAGGATAATGGATCTTGGGGTATCAGCGAATATAACTCGTCAAACGACAAGTGTAGTCTCTTATCCACATTGGCATGCATTCTTGCACTTAAGAAATGGAATGTTGGTCCCGAGCACATCAGCAGAG GACTACATTTTATTGGCAGAAATTTCTCGATTGTTATGGATGAGCAGATTGATGCTCCTGTAGGCTTCAATGTTACTTTTACTGGTATGATTAGCCTAGCCATTTCCATGGGTTTGGAATTTCCCGTGAAACAAACttatgttgatgacattcttCACATCCGGCAGATGGAATTGAAAAG ATTTACTGAGGATACATCTTATGGTAGAGAAGAATACATGGCTTATATTGCTGAAGGGTTAGGAGACATGTTGGATTGGAATGAAGTCATGAAATTTCAGAGGAAGAATGGATCATTGTTCAACTCTCCTTCCGCTACTGCAGCTGCATTAATATACAATCATGACGATAAAGCCCTCCAATATCTAAATTTGCTAGTTAGTAAATTTGGTAGTTCAG TACCAACAGTGTTCCCAATAAATATATACTGCCAGCTTTCGATGGTGGATTCACTTGGAAAGACTGGAATATCTCATCATTTTTCAACCGAAATAAAGAGTATCCTCGACATGACATATAG TTTCTGGTTACAGAGAGATGAGGAAATCATGTTGGATGTAGCAACATGTGCAATGGCATTTCGTATTTTAAGGATGAATGGATATGATGTTTCCTCAG ATGAACTATCCCATCTTGCTGAAGCCTCTGCTTTCCGTAGTTCACTTCAAGGGTATCTGAATGATACAAAATCTTTACTAGAACTACAGAAGGCTTCAACAGTTAGTGTTTCAAAAAATGAAACGATCCTTGATAACATAGGCTATTGGTCAAGCAACTTCTTAAAGGAAAAGATGAGTTCTAATGATGTGGATATAGTTCCGGTCTTCACAGAG GTGGAGTATGCtctcaagtttccattttatgccACAATGGAACGTCTAGACCACAGGAGGAGTATTGAACATTTTGATGCTCAGGGTTATCAGATGTTCAAGACATCGTACTT GCCATGCCTTGCTAACAAAGACCATCTTGCTTTGGCTGTTGAAGATTTCACCTTCTCTCAGTTTGCTTACCAGGCTGAACTCGCGCATGTTGAAAG TTGGGTGAAAGAGAACAGGATAGACCAGCTACAATTTGCAAGGCAGAAGCAGGCATATTGCTACCTCTCTGCTTCTGGCACCATGTTCGCGCCGGAACTATCTGAAGCTCGCATTTCATTTGCCAAAACTTCCGTTCTCATAACTATTGTTGATGACTTCTTCGATGTCGCGGGATCAAAAGAAGAAATAGAAAATCTGATATCATTAGTCGAAAA GTGGGATGAGCACCAAGAACTTCAATTTTACTCTGAGAGTGTACAAATATTATTTTTTGCTATCTATACTACAGTGAATCAGCTCGGGGAAAGCGCTTCTGCGCTACAAAACCGTGATGTTAGGAAGCACATGATAGAATTG TGGATAGAAACATTGAGGTCCATGTCAGCTGAGGCAGAATGGGTGACAAGTCAGTATGTGCCGACAATTAATGAGTACATGACAAATGCAAATCTCTCATATGGACTGGGGCCTATTATACCCGCATCATTGTACTTTGTCGGGCAAGAGCTTTCGGAGTCGGTTGTCAAAGATCAAGAGTACAATGAGTTAATCAGGCTAATGAACATCTGTTGTCGTCTCCTGAATGACATTCAAGGATATGAG AGGGAGGGCAGCCAGGGAAAAGTGAATAGTGTCTCACTACTTGTTCTTCACAGTGGTGGTTTCATGTCCTCAGAATCAGCTAAAAAGACAATTGAGGAGTATATAGCTTCATGTCGGAAAGACTTGCTGAGGTTGGTTCTAAAGGAAGACAGTGTTGTTCCTAGGCCATGCAAGGAGCTGTTTTGGAAGATGTGCAAGATAAATCACTTGTTCTACTCTCAGACTGATGGATATAGCTCCCAAAAAGAAATGGTTGGTGCAGTGAATGCCGTCATCTACGAGCCTCTCAAATTCCAAACTAGCGATCCATCTTTGACCGTTAAATCAGAACACTAA